From Desmodus rotundus isolate HL8 chromosome 12, HLdesRot8A.1, whole genome shotgun sequence, one genomic window encodes:
- the ADGRG3 gene encoding LOW QUALITY PROTEIN: adhesion G protein-coupled receptor G3 (The sequence of the model RefSeq protein was modified relative to this genomic sequence to represent the inferred CDS: deleted 2 bases in 1 codon) yields MAPWSRKGYKEATGSSDAAGEGGYRRALQILGPEDLQPPDSRQCGQGWPRMGTPRALGVRLLLLLLLLLLLASGKEDFTSTPARRNPHPEDSRSVCLGLINKGYYESFYLEDTAKCFRKCEQLSNESCDLAKLQRYWLDYENYLVEGSLEKAMNLSFLKALVKNISTNISDDLHFSLTPSQILGQVPKEKHKLPDRVRLPRSLFASLQGSRSEVRLAISVLDIGSGNLFKGPRLSLENDGSVLNNRLVGLSVGRTRVTGLTEPLEITFSHQQQPPNMTLTCVFWDVTKGSAGDWSSEGCSTELGAKQTVCRCDHLTFFALLLRPVLDKVTVQALTKISQAGCGASMVFLAFTIVFAALRFFRKRFESEDALKIHVALSVSLFLLNLTFFINLGHDRKLSLVACWARGAIFHYFLLCVFTWMGLEAFHLYLLVIRVFNTYFGHYFLKLSLVGWGLPALMVIGTGSAKSYGLYTIPDQEGRITLELCWFSKKTALYITVHGYFLVTYLFNAMVLGLVAWKIFTLPSATAGKEKRQKWKGVLTLLGLSSLVGMTWGLAILTPLGLSTIYVFALFNSFQGVFLFCWIIVLYFPSQSTGTSSGTAHAEQTHTVSHE; encoded by the exons ATGGCGCCATGGAGCAGGAAGGGTTACAAAGAGGCCACAGGAAGCTCTGACGCTGCAGGGGAGGGTGGGTACAGGAGGGCCCTGCAGATCCTGGGACCAGAGGAC CTGCAGCCACCAGACTCCCGCCAGTGTGGGCAAGGCTGGCCTAGGATGGGgacccccagggccctgggggtcCGACTTCTCctgctccttctgctcctcctgctcctggccTCAG GTAAGGAAGATTTCACAAGCACACCTGCACGGAGAAACCCCCACCCAGAGGACTCAAGGAGCGTCTGCCTGGGGCTCATCAATAAGGGCTATTACGAAAGCTTCTATCTTGAAGACACTGCCAAGTGCTTCAGGAAGTGCGAACAGCTGAGCAATGAGTCCTGTGATCTGGCAAAGCTGCAGAG ATACTGGCTGGACTACGAGAACTACCTGGTGGAGGGGAGCCTGGAGAAGGCAATGAATTTGTCTTTTCTGAAGGCTTTGGTCAAGAACATCAGCACCAACATCTCAGATGACCTGCACTTCTCTCTGACCCCATCTCAG ATTCTGGGTCAGGTGCCGAAGGAGAAGCACAAGCTCCCTGACAGAGTCCGGCTGCCCAGGAGCCTGTTTGCATCCCTGCAGGGCAGCAGGTCGGAGGTCCGCTTGGCCATATCTGTCCTGGACATTGGGTCGGGGAATCTCTTCAAG GGCCCCAGGCTGAGCCTGGAGAATGATGGCAGCGTGTTGAACAACCGCCTGGTGGGCCTGAGTGTGGGCCGTACGCGTGTCACCGGGCTGACGGAGCCTCTGGAGATCACCTTCTCCCACCAGCAGCAGCCTCCC AACATGACCCTCACCTGCGTATTCTGGGATGTGACTAAAG GGTCAGCGGGAGACTGGTCTTCTGAAGGCTGCTCCACAGAGCTCGGAGCCAAGCAGACTGTATGCCGCTGTGACCACCTGACCTTCTTTGCCCTGCTGCTG AGGCCAGTCTTGGACAAGGTCACCGTGCAGGCCCTCACAAAAATTTCCCAGGCTGGCTGCGGAGCCTCCATGGTTTTCCTGGCTTTCACCATCGTCTTCGCTGCCCTCAG GTTCTTCCGGAAGAGGTTCGAGTCAGAAGATGCTCTCAAGATCCACGTGGCCCTGAGCGTTAGCTTGTTCCTCCTGAACCTAACCTTCTTCATCAATCTGGGGCATGACCGGAAGTTGTCCCTTGTCGCCTGCTGGGCCCGGGGGGCCATCTTCCATTACTTCCTGCTCTGTGTCTTCACCTGGATGGGCCTGGAAGCCTTCCACCTCTACCTGCTCGTCATCAGGGTCTTTAACACCTATTTCGGGCACTACTTCCTAAAGCTGAGCCTGGTGGGCTGGG gccTGCCAGCCCTAATGGTCATCGGTACCGGGAGTGCCAAAAGCTATGGCCTCTACACCATCCCAGACCAGGAGGGCAGGATCACACTGGAGCT GTGCTGGTTCAGTAAGAAAACTGCCCTCTACATCACCGTCCACGGCTACTTCCTCGTCACCTACCTTTTCAACGCCATGGTCCTGGGCCTGGTGGCCTGGAAGATCTTCACGCTGCCAAGTGCCACGGCAGGCAAGGAGAAGCGGCAGAAATGGAAGGGGGTCCTCACCTTGCTGGGCCTCTCAAGCCTGGTGGGCATGACATGGGGGCTGGCCATCCTCACGCCCCTGGGCCTGTCCACCATCTATGTCTTTGCACTGTTCAATTCCTTCCAAG GTGTCTTCCTCTTCTGCTGGATCATCGTGCTCTACTTCCCAAGCCAGAGCACCGGCACCTCTTCTGGCACTGCCCACGCTGAGCAGACCCACACCGTGTCACACGAATAG